A single window of Rhodamnia argentea isolate NSW1041297 chromosome 5, ASM2092103v1, whole genome shotgun sequence DNA harbors:
- the LOC115750001 gene encoding transcription factor GTE1 isoform X3, with translation MEEMELDGLIPYVGTVNSSSEVEPWEHHLDQILVKVNELEKSVNEIEQFYHDQSKKQPSTSKGSTLGKDERQINGLKKLQQDGCSREATAAKRMQQLISHFGVILRQVIDKPMDFSTIKKQMEATDGTSYKNVREICADMRLVFKNAMKYNDEKSNIHVMAKTLLRKFEEKWLQLLPKVTEEEKRLEQEEAEALFDMQLAKEAANARMAREISSELYEVDMHLERLRAIVISKCRKISTDEKRKIAAALDKLPVEDVDKALEIVAQYDSSFQSKGDLVDLDLDAQSECTLWKLKFFVKGALEVQGKSSTAVVVDSNHERSNNNGGNNNSNKKRKKEICNAIARTAKKRSVKPSS, from the exons ATGGAAGAAATGGAGTTGGATGGTTTGATTCCATATGTTGGGACGGTTAATTCCAGTTCCGAAGTTGAACCATGGGAGCACCATCTGGATCAAATTCTGGTCAAGGTTAATgag TTGGAGAAAAGTGTCAACGAGATTGAGCAATTCTATCATGATCAAAGTAAAAAGCAACCAAGCACCTCCAAAGGTAGCACACTAGGCAAGGACGAGAGGCAGATTAACGGTCTCAAGAAGCTGCAACAGGATGGTTGTAGTAGGGAAGCCACTGCAGCAAAGAGAATGCAACAGCTTATCAGTCATTTTGGCGTAATTCTCCGCCAG GTAATTGACAAGCCAATGGACTTCAGCACGATTAAAAAGCAAATGGAGGCCACTGATGGTACATCTTATAAGAACGTCCGAGAGATATGTGCTGACATGCGGCTGGTCTTCAAAAATGCTATGAAGTACAATGATGAAAAGAGCAATATTCATGTCATGGCCAAGACATTGCTCCGAAAATTTGAGGAGAAGTGGCTCCAACTACTTCCTAAAGTTACAGAGgag GAAAAAAGACTAGAACAGGAAGAGGCAGAGGCACTGTTTGACATGCAACTTGCTAAGGAAGCTGCTAATGCCAGAATGGCCAGAGAAATAAGTAGTGAG CTTTACGAGGTTGATATGCATCTGGAAAGGCTCAGGGCAATTGTCATCTCAAAGTGCAG GAAAATCTCCAcagatgaaaaaaggaaaatagcgGCGGCCCTTGATAAATTGCCAGTGGAGGATGTCGACAAGGCTTTGGAGATTGTTGCTCAGTATGATTCAAGCTTCCAATCAAAGGGTGATCTTGTGGACCTTGATCTAGATGCTCAG AGCGAATGCACATTGTGgaagttgaaatttttcgttAAGGGCGCCCTTGAAGTTCAAGGAAAGAGTTCAACAGCTGTCGTTGTTGACAGCAACCACGAGCGCAGCAATAACAACGGCggcaacaacaacagcaacaagaagaggaagaaggaaatatgTAATGCCATTGCTAGGACCGCGAAGAAAAGGAGCGTGAAGCCCTCGTCCTAA
- the LOC115750001 gene encoding transcription factor GTE1 isoform X1 → MEEMELDGLIPYVGTVNSSSEVEPWEHHLDQILVKVNELEKSVNEIEQFYHDQSKKQPSTSKGSTLGKDERQINGLKKLQQDGCSREATAAKRMQQLISHFGVILRQITQHKWAGPFLQPVDVKALGLHDYHKVIDKPMDFSTIKKQMEATDGTSYKNVREICADMRLVFKNAMKYNDEKSNIHVMAKTLLRKFEEKWLQLLPKVTEEEKRLEQEEAEALFDMQLAKEAANARMAREISSELYEVDMHLERLRAIVISKCRKISTDEKRKIAAALDKLPVEDVDKALEIVAQYDSSFQSKGDLVDLDLDAQSECTLWKLKFFVKGALEVQGKSSTAVVVDSNHERSNNNGGNNNSNKKRKKEICNAIARTAKKRSVKPSS, encoded by the exons ATGGAAGAAATGGAGTTGGATGGTTTGATTCCATATGTTGGGACGGTTAATTCCAGTTCCGAAGTTGAACCATGGGAGCACCATCTGGATCAAATTCTGGTCAAGGTTAATgag TTGGAGAAAAGTGTCAACGAGATTGAGCAATTCTATCATGATCAAAGTAAAAAGCAACCAAGCACCTCCAAAGGTAGCACACTAGGCAAGGACGAGAGGCAGATTAACGGTCTCAAGAAGCTGCAACAGGATGGTTGTAGTAGGGAAGCCACTGCAGCAAAGAGAATGCAACAGCTTATCAGTCATTTTGGCGTAATTCTCCGCCAG ATCACCCAGCACAAATGGGCGGGGCCCTTCCTGCAACCTGTAGATGTCAAGGCTCTTGGTTTGCATGACTATCATAAA GTAATTGACAAGCCAATGGACTTCAGCACGATTAAAAAGCAAATGGAGGCCACTGATGGTACATCTTATAAGAACGTCCGAGAGATATGTGCTGACATGCGGCTGGTCTTCAAAAATGCTATGAAGTACAATGATGAAAAGAGCAATATTCATGTCATGGCCAAGACATTGCTCCGAAAATTTGAGGAGAAGTGGCTCCAACTACTTCCTAAAGTTACAGAGgag GAAAAAAGACTAGAACAGGAAGAGGCAGAGGCACTGTTTGACATGCAACTTGCTAAGGAAGCTGCTAATGCCAGAATGGCCAGAGAAATAAGTAGTGAG CTTTACGAGGTTGATATGCATCTGGAAAGGCTCAGGGCAATTGTCATCTCAAAGTGCAG GAAAATCTCCAcagatgaaaaaaggaaaatagcgGCGGCCCTTGATAAATTGCCAGTGGAGGATGTCGACAAGGCTTTGGAGATTGTTGCTCAGTATGATTCAAGCTTCCAATCAAAGGGTGATCTTGTGGACCTTGATCTAGATGCTCAG AGCGAATGCACATTGTGgaagttgaaatttttcgttAAGGGCGCCCTTGAAGTTCAAGGAAAGAGTTCAACAGCTGTCGTTGTTGACAGCAACCACGAGCGCAGCAATAACAACGGCggcaacaacaacagcaacaagaagaggaagaaggaaatatgTAATGCCATTGCTAGGACCGCGAAGAAAAGGAGCGTGAAGCCCTCGTCCTAA
- the LOC115750001 gene encoding transcription factor GTE1 isoform X2: MEEMEFNSSSEVEPWEHHLDQILVKVNELEKSVNEIEQFYHDQSKKQPSTSKGSTLGKDERQINGLKKLQQDGCSREATAAKRMQQLISHFGVILRQITQHKWAGPFLQPVDVKALGLHDYHKVIDKPMDFSTIKKQMEATDGTSYKNVREICADMRLVFKNAMKYNDEKSNIHVMAKTLLRKFEEKWLQLLPKVTEEEKRLEQEEAEALFDMQLAKEAANARMAREISSELYEVDMHLERLRAIVISKCRKISTDEKRKIAAALDKLPVEDVDKALEIVAQYDSSFQSKGDLVDLDLDAQSECTLWKLKFFVKGALEVQGKSSTAVVVDSNHERSNNNGGNNNSNKKRKKEICNAIARTAKKRSVKPSS; encoded by the exons ATGGAAGAAATGGAGT TTAATTCCAGTTCCGAAGTTGAACCATGGGAGCACCATCTGGATCAAATTCTGGTCAAGGTTAATgag TTGGAGAAAAGTGTCAACGAGATTGAGCAATTCTATCATGATCAAAGTAAAAAGCAACCAAGCACCTCCAAAGGTAGCACACTAGGCAAGGACGAGAGGCAGATTAACGGTCTCAAGAAGCTGCAACAGGATGGTTGTAGTAGGGAAGCCACTGCAGCAAAGAGAATGCAACAGCTTATCAGTCATTTTGGCGTAATTCTCCGCCAG ATCACCCAGCACAAATGGGCGGGGCCCTTCCTGCAACCTGTAGATGTCAAGGCTCTTGGTTTGCATGACTATCATAAA GTAATTGACAAGCCAATGGACTTCAGCACGATTAAAAAGCAAATGGAGGCCACTGATGGTACATCTTATAAGAACGTCCGAGAGATATGTGCTGACATGCGGCTGGTCTTCAAAAATGCTATGAAGTACAATGATGAAAAGAGCAATATTCATGTCATGGCCAAGACATTGCTCCGAAAATTTGAGGAGAAGTGGCTCCAACTACTTCCTAAAGTTACAGAGgag GAAAAAAGACTAGAACAGGAAGAGGCAGAGGCACTGTTTGACATGCAACTTGCTAAGGAAGCTGCTAATGCCAGAATGGCCAGAGAAATAAGTAGTGAG CTTTACGAGGTTGATATGCATCTGGAAAGGCTCAGGGCAATTGTCATCTCAAAGTGCAG GAAAATCTCCAcagatgaaaaaaggaaaatagcgGCGGCCCTTGATAAATTGCCAGTGGAGGATGTCGACAAGGCTTTGGAGATTGTTGCTCAGTATGATTCAAGCTTCCAATCAAAGGGTGATCTTGTGGACCTTGATCTAGATGCTCAG AGCGAATGCACATTGTGgaagttgaaatttttcgttAAGGGCGCCCTTGAAGTTCAAGGAAAGAGTTCAACAGCTGTCGTTGTTGACAGCAACCACGAGCGCAGCAATAACAACGGCggcaacaacaacagcaacaagaagaggaagaaggaaatatgTAATGCCATTGCTAGGACCGCGAAGAAAAGGAGCGTGAAGCCCTCGTCCTAA